Proteins encoded in a region of the Bartonella taylorii genome:
- a CDS encoding abortive infection family protein, whose product MQLSSLQKISQKNKIPPAIIGLLPPMFAYHYTHNELDDLFIASFAPPEIPVGSKPEKVKAWLRAINMECEEPLEVLGNLLGNFLEKEYYNPNPSGFNPTLDEKVLQLQKDKRTVLEKLKEYDLEYQRGGHIIKNELNSTQELQKAGLLSTEELQKLIAGKKLSAVEIEIKRALENIEKDPREAVLFAANLLEASCKAYLDHHSIPYEENSRNKLSALWKQVVAKAKIHPDDMKQENLKNQDLDENGLKMIASGLYQIVNGTMNLRNKKGAAHGHSEKDFKLINLKPRHARLTFNAAHSLSMYILELMDQP is encoded by the coding sequence ATGCAATTATCATCCCTGCAAAAAATCTCTCAGAAAAACAAAATCCCTCCTGCAATCATTGGACTTCTCCCTCCAATGTTTGCGTACCATTATACGCATAACGAGTTAGATGACTTGTTTATTGCATCATTTGCTCCTCCTGAGATTCCAGTAGGTTCAAAACCCGAAAAAGTTAAAGCATGGCTACGTGCAATCAATATGGAATGCGAAGAACCGCTTGAAGTCCTTGGTAACTTGCTTGGGAATTTTTTGGAAAAAGAATATTATAACCCAAATCCAAGCGGATTCAATCCAACATTAGATGAAAAAGTTTTACAGTTACAAAAAGATAAACGTACAGTTTTAGAAAAGTTAAAGGAGTATGACTTGGAATATCAGCGTGGAGGGCATATTATCAAGAATGAGTTGAACTCCACACAAGAATTGCAAAAAGCAGGTCTCCTCTCTACAGAAGAGCTACAAAAACTTATTGCAGGGAAAAAACTCTCAGCAGTAGAAATCGAAATAAAAAGGGCATTAGAAAATATAGAAAAAGATCCAAGGGAGGCGGTTTTATTTGCAGCAAATCTATTGGAAGCCTCTTGCAAAGCTTATCTCGACCACCATTCTATCCCATATGAAGAAAACTCCCGTAATAAGCTGTCCGCTTTATGGAAACAAGTCGTTGCTAAGGCTAAAATCCATCCCGACGATATGAAGCAAGAAAACTTAAAAAATCAAGATCTAGATGAAAATGGCTTAAAAATGATCGCATCCGGTCTGTATCAAATTGTAAATGGTACTATGAATTTAAGAAACAAGAAAGGTGCAGCGCACGGACACTCAGAAAAGGATTTTAAACTAATCAATCTCAAACCTCGCCATGCGCGCTTAACTTTTAATGCCGCACATTCCCTCTCAATGTATATCTTAGAGCTCATGGATCAGCCATAA
- a CDS encoding DUF3792 family protein, protein METRIPEDTPFDTHFLGETSLEKEYSFFYTPISWSAIFAGLVTAFATSICLSFLVAALGLSQMDFTSSTPFEGSFLSFGIGSLIVMLISLALGGFVAGRFAESSGSLHGFLTWALLTLLMTLQAIHVVSSTAKIGTKAALENSSMVQQTVDNFKTNLSPLLSKLNGESLEKFFAKNSDNGVDFDQLGSELRTLLNKSDIPALNPERLKQTYQAALNDIGSAITAFKNDPSDYRTTLKNLGERLSDRVEAITAKLDRSDIINGLMNNGMSRADAQKTANRAVQLYQTAETKTEDALKALEEQAETLSDNLEDAIEGAKNTATKVTKTASHMGWWGFLGSLIGAIISSVCGYYGYRSRKDTFML, encoded by the coding sequence ATGGAAACCCGCATTCCTGAAGACACACCATTCGATACTCATTTTCTAGGGGAAACATCCCTAGAGAAAGAATATTCCTTTTTCTACACACCCATTTCATGGTCAGCAATCTTTGCTGGACTGGTGACAGCTTTCGCCACATCTATCTGCCTCTCTTTTCTAGTTGCAGCGTTAGGCTTAAGCCAAATGGATTTCACCTCCTCAACCCCATTTGAGGGTTCTTTTCTCTCCTTTGGCATTGGTTCTCTTATCGTTATGCTGATAAGCCTTGCTTTGGGAGGTTTTGTTGCTGGGCGTTTTGCAGAATCCTCAGGAAGCCTTCATGGTTTTCTCACCTGGGCTCTGTTAACACTTCTGATGACCCTTCAAGCCATCCACGTAGTTTCAAGTACAGCAAAAATAGGGACTAAAGCTGCCTTAGAAAACAGCTCCATGGTCCAACAAACCGTAGACAACTTCAAAACAAATCTTTCTCCCCTTCTTTCAAAATTAAATGGCGAAAGTCTTGAAAAGTTTTTTGCAAAAAACAGTGACAATGGCGTTGATTTTGATCAGCTTGGTAGTGAATTGCGCACCCTTCTTAATAAAAGCGACATTCCTGCCCTCAACCCTGAGCGCTTAAAACAAACCTATCAGGCAGCCCTCAACGATATTGGCTCTGCAATAACAGCTTTTAAAAATGATCCTTCTGACTATCGCACCACTTTAAAAAATCTTGGTGAGCGCCTATCTGATCGTGTAGAAGCCATTACAGCAAAGCTTGATCGAAGTGATATCATCAATGGTCTTATGAACAATGGCATGTCACGTGCAGATGCGCAAAAAACCGCCAACCGTGCTGTTCAACTCTATCAAACAGCAGAAACAAAAACCGAGGACGCACTCAAAGCCCTTGAAGAACAAGCAGAAACACTCTCGGACAATCTTGAGGATGCCATAGAGGGAGCAAAAAACACTGCGACTAAAGTCACCAAAACAGCATCACATATGGGCTGGTGGGGCTTTTTAGGAAGCTTGATTGGTGCCATAATTTCCAGTGTGTGTGGCTATTATGGTTACAGAAGCCGTAAGGATACTTTTATGCTTTAA
- a CDS encoding multidrug effflux MFS transporter, giving the protein MQHKYTLSFIILIVCLSTGGLISTDIFLPALGEMRQYYQVTESQIQSAVAIFLFALALGQLIYGPLSDNFGRKKTLLFGLFLWLFTTLSVLYTDNIHVFLALRFLQGLGACAGIVLSRAIINDLLDKKAAGKLYLIVFPFIGMSPALAPLIGGLLLQAFNWHATFIFLSLFIFFTILLCYFVLTETLPLQRRQRFSPVGFIKGCFAVLKNKQFIFYALIPCFSYAAYFAYIVESPFLLTTLGLSPIYIGYSYIGVSLPYILGNLVARWLFKRESMERTVWRGYIIFVIGGMLFALQMYLSPWPLVTSFVAIAVLTFGNGFLLPLGTALAISSHPQAAGTASGVMGALQLGSAALSAAVIGKISGHSPRVMAISLAVCCLLGFIIYIRKAHDFMHLEID; this is encoded by the coding sequence ATGCAACATAAATATACATTATCATTCATTATACTTATCGTATGTTTATCGACAGGAGGTCTGATTTCTACAGACATTTTTCTGCCGGCACTTGGAGAGATGCGCCAATACTACCAAGTAACAGAATCCCAGATTCAGAGTGCGGTAGCAATTTTTTTGTTTGCATTGGCACTTGGGCAGCTTATTTATGGACCACTAAGTGATAATTTTGGGCGTAAAAAAACACTTCTATTTGGCTTATTTTTGTGGTTGTTTACCACTCTCAGTGTGCTTTATACGGATAATATTCACGTTTTTCTTGCGTTACGTTTCTTACAAGGTCTTGGAGCTTGTGCAGGGATTGTTTTAAGTCGTGCTATTATCAATGATTTGTTAGATAAAAAGGCAGCAGGAAAGCTTTATTTGATTGTTTTCCCCTTTATTGGGATGTCACCAGCGCTTGCACCTTTAATTGGGGGGCTGTTGTTACAAGCTTTCAATTGGCATGCTACTTTTATCTTTTTAAGTCTTTTTATATTCTTTACCATTTTGCTCTGTTATTTTGTACTAACGGAGACATTACCTCTTCAAAGGCGTCAGCGTTTTTCACCTGTGGGATTTATCAAGGGGTGTTTCGCGGTGCTTAAAAATAAACAATTTATTTTTTATGCACTTATTCCGTGTTTTTCTTATGCGGCATATTTTGCGTATATTGTGGAATCGCCTTTTTTACTCACAACTTTAGGTTTGTCACCGATATATATTGGTTATAGTTATATTGGTGTCTCATTACCCTATATTTTGGGAAATCTCGTGGCGCGATGGCTTTTTAAGCGAGAGTCTATGGAAAGAACTGTATGGCGCGGGTATATTATTTTTGTTATAGGAGGAATGCTCTTTGCTCTGCAAATGTATCTAAGTCCATGGCCACTTGTGACGAGTTTTGTAGCTATCGCTGTTCTTACTTTTGGTAATGGTTTTTTATTGCCGTTAGGAACAGCGTTGGCGATTTCATCGCATCCGCAAGCTGCTGGGACAGCTTCTGGTGTTATGGGAGCCTTACAATTAGGAAGTGCTGCACTAAGTGCTGCGGTTATTGGAAAGATCTCTGGGCACAGTCCACGGGTGATGGCGATCTCATTGGCTGTATGTTGTCTATTAGGGTTTATAATTTATATTCGAAAAGCGCATGATTTTATGCATTTGGAAATAGATTGA